The Marivirga salinae DNA window GCTAATTTTCCTCATGACAGCACTTTGGAAGTATTTTCCAAAAAGGGCAAAAAAGGAATTAGAAATGAAAGTGGAAACATCTTATTAGATGCAAAATATCAAGCTTTTGGATGGTCTGATGGTGAATCAAAAAGCCTAACTGGATATATTGGTTACCAACAAAACGATTTATGGGGCTTAATGTCCAATGACTTCGAAGTAATTTCAAAACCTAAATACCATAGCTTATTGCCATTTGGTGATGATTTGTTTATCATTTCTGAGAAAAGTAAATATTCTAAAGTCCTATTCTATGGCTTAATTAAAGCGAATGGAAAGTCAAAAATTAAGACGAGTTTCCGAAACATTTATCCTGCTGGAAACCATCTTATCACAGCCACTAAAAAAGAGAAGGATATTTATTTTGGTATAATCAATTCCTCTGGTAAAACTACTCTACCATTTGAGTATTTCCATATTGGGTATTTAGGGCACGACAATTTTATTCTAACAAAAAATACTGGTGAAAAAGAACTTATAAAACTCGCTTCTAAGCCAGAAGTATTATTGGGAAATATGGACAGTGTTTCCTCTTTTAGAGATGGAGTAGCTATCATTTTCAGAAATGGAAAACAGGGGCTAATTAGGCAAGATGGCAAAATGTTATTACCAATTGAGTACAAAAAAATTGAATGGAATAATGGCACACATATTTATGTTACACCTCTCGATGAATGGACTATTTTAAATCAAAATGGCAGAGAAACAGGTATACAAAAAGCTGATTCCATTTTTTATTTGAATGATAGTTTACTTGTAAAAAACACTTCTTCATTTGCCCAAATCCATAATATTAACACTAATAAAAGCAATCAAGTTTTTCATGCAGATATCATTGGTGTATTTGGAGACCACTTCATTCTCAATAAATCAAATCAGACTTTCATAGCTCAGGACAGCAATCAAATTATTAGTGAAAAATTCAATAATGATGTTCAATGGAATGAAGATTTTTTTGTAGCAAAAAAGAAAACTTATCAAGGTTTTGAAAACATCATTATTAGTACAAAAGGAAAATCAATAAAAGCTGACTCATACATGTTTTTAGATAATTCCATCGCCCTAAAAATCAAAGCAAATTGGGGTATTTTTGATAAGAATTTAAAAGAAGTCATCCCTCCTCTTTATCTCAATATCCTGAGAAATGAAAATCAATATATAGTGAATTTTAAAGGTCTTTATGGTGTAATTGACCTAAATAACAATTGGGTAATTCCCCCTCAATACAAAGAAATTAAAGCTATCAACAGCACTCAATACAAATTGGTAGATAAATATTTACGTGAATTTATTTCTGACGGAGATGGAAATACCGAAGCCAGACTATATTATGATTTTTATGGAAACTATGGAGTGGAGCAAGATTTAAACGATAAATATAGATTAGTTGATCATAAAGGACAGGCTATATCTGATTTCAAAAAGGGCAAATATTCAGGTCATGGGAAATCAGGAATAATTTTTCGAAATGGAAACCAGCATATATTGCTAAATGATTCTGGGAAAGAACTATTCAAGATTAATGATTATGATACTATCATTTTTTCAGATGATGAATACTTAGCCATTCAAAAAAATGGTCAATGGGGATTTATAAATGATAGTGGTATTTTAAGAATCGCAAATCGCTACGATACAGTGCGTCCTTTTAAAAATGAAAGGTCAGCAGTTAAAATCCGTAATTCATGGGGTTTTATAAATCGAAGTGAAGATTTAGTGGTTCAGCCATATTATTCTAAAGTGTCAGATTTTGAAAACAGCACTGCATTTGTCCGAATTAATAATAAATACGGATTGATTAATGTGAATGGCGATTTCATAATTGAGGCTGAATACGATGAAATTTTAAAAGAAAAGGGATTTTATTTATTGAGAAAAGCTTCAAAATGGGGAATTGCAAATACTCAAGGTGAAGTAATTTCTTATCCTAACTACGATGAAATTACTGTGGGAAATGATTATCTCAAAGTAGAAAAATATGGCACTTCCAGGATTCTCTCCAAAAAAGGAACAAACCTTATTGACAATCAATATGATCAAATCTATTATGACGAAGAAAGAAAGCTTTTCCTTGCAAAGAAAAAATCTAAAAAAGAACAAGTTTTCTTAACTGATATTTTGAGTGGTGACTATCCTTAATTTCAATCTCCAGCAGAAATAATTTCCTCCATATTAATCCTATCTATTATAATCTATTAGCTGATTTTTCTGTGAAACATATTGAATTTCACAAGGTTTCCAGTCATCTCAATAAAATATTCATTCTCACTTTTTTCGATAAGATGTGATTTTTAGCTTATATTTGAGTTGTTTTTAGGGATGAATTAGGATAATTTAAATTCCTTAGTGTACTTTATGGCTTACAAATTTGAACATACTGCTGATATAGCTTCTGAACTTCCAGGAGAGCTTCTTTTTAAAATAATGAATGAAAGCTCATTAGTTGAAGCAAATGGAGTTCCTGCAAAAGCATTGAGAAATATGCTGAATTTCATTACCCACGAATTTGAAGCTGATGAACACTGGGTGGTTGAAGAAAGTAAAAAAGATAATTGCCTAAAGTGGGATCTGGAAAACCCATTAATTAAAGAGAGCATTCCATTCAACCATGAATTGAAAGAAAAAAGTCAACATCCTTTTTTCACTGTTGAAATTAAAAAGCCATTTTTATTATTTAAACATCATTTAATTTTCCCTGTAGATATAAATGAAAAGAAAATTTACATAGGCTTTTCTTCCCAGCAAAAGTTTGATTTAACTTCACAGGATAAAAAATTCTTTCATGTTATCTCTGAAAGGTTAAAAGAGTTAATCTTATTAATAAACAATGAAAGAAAAGAAAAATCAAAGTCTCAGCGATTAGAAACTATATTGGATAGGCTACCTCAAGCTATCGTGTTCACCGAAAATAGAAATGGTGATACATGGCTAAATAATGAAGCCCTTCAGATTTTTGGCTTAGGAAAAAATGAGAAATCAATCCCATCTGAGCTTTTCAGCAAAAAATTAGCAGAGCTCAAGGTAAAAGTCACCAATAAAGAAGAAGTAGAATTGGTGGGAAATAATATGATTAGCTTAAATGCTTTACCATCAAGCTTTGGAGAAGATTGGATCTGGAAATTCGAAAATTTCGTTTTGAAAGTAATTCGAAAAAACGCCTATATAGCTGGAAAAGAAGGAGAATTATGGGTTTTCGATAATGTAAGTGAATTATATTTCGCTAATGAAAGATTGAATTCTCTTTTCAGAAAACTTAATGTAGCCTACAATGAGATTAATGCTAACCTTACAGAATTTCAAAGCAAATCGAGTAGTAAAAATATTACAGATTTAGAAGCTGAAGAATCACGAATCATACAACAATATGATGATAAAGATATTTTAGGAAAAGTTACTCATGATTTGAGAACCCCTTTTGCTAAGGTTTATACTATAGTTCAGCTTCTTTTAACTGACAACGAGGAAAATTTAAGTGATCAACAGGTAGAAAGAATCAACCTCATTAAGCAAGTAGTAGCTGATGGATTACAAATCGTAAAAGGATTTTTGGATACAGGCAATATGGTCTTGGATGACAAGAAATTTAAGCCAGAAACCATAGATATTCAAGAATTCGTGGACAACAGTTTAATGCCTTATGAACTTTTATCTGCCAAAAAGAATATTATTTTTATTACTCAGGTATTGAATAAAAATCTGAAACTTGAAGTTGATAGAACCTACCTCAGAAGAATTGTGGACAATTTGGTATCCAATGCCATTAAGTTTTCATCAAATGAAACACAAATTAACTACACCATATACCAAGAAGGTGAAGAAATCATATTTTCTGTAAAAGACCAAGGACCTGGACTTACAGATGATGACAAAAGCCGGCTATTTAAAAAATATCAGCAACTATCTGCCAAACCAATTGGCACAGATGAATCTACTGGATTAGGACTTTACATCGTAAAAACCATGACAGATAAAATGGGTGGCAGAATTTGGGTGGAAAGTGAGAGTGGAAAAGGAGCTGAATTCAAAGTTGCTTTTAAAGCCAAATCTTAAAATTCTTTACAAAGAATTTGTCCTATTTTTCTCTTTATTTCTCCAAAGTATTTTACTTTAGATTTTTAAAATTTTGGAATCATTATAATTTGCTATGAAGAATTTAATTCTACTGGGCCTCCTAGTACTATTGTTTGCATGCTCACCCGAAAAGGAAAAGATTGATCTGTCAGGGAAATGGATAGGTGAAA harbors:
- a CDS encoding WG repeat-containing protein, translated to MAKLIYIFLIPWCLFAYASHAQAYANFPHDSTLEVFSKKGKKGIRNESGNILLDAKYQAFGWSDGESKSLTGYIGYQQNDLWGLMSNDFEVISKPKYHSLLPFGDDLFIISEKSKYSKVLFYGLIKANGKSKIKTSFRNIYPAGNHLITATKKEKDIYFGIINSSGKTTLPFEYFHIGYLGHDNFILTKNTGEKELIKLASKPEVLLGNMDSVSSFRDGVAIIFRNGKQGLIRQDGKMLLPIEYKKIEWNNGTHIYVTPLDEWTILNQNGRETGIQKADSIFYLNDSLLVKNTSSFAQIHNINTNKSNQVFHADIIGVFGDHFILNKSNQTFIAQDSNQIISEKFNNDVQWNEDFFVAKKKTYQGFENIIISTKGKSIKADSYMFLDNSIALKIKANWGIFDKNLKEVIPPLYLNILRNENQYIVNFKGLYGVIDLNNNWVIPPQYKEIKAINSTQYKLVDKYLREFISDGDGNTEARLYYDFYGNYGVEQDLNDKYRLVDHKGQAISDFKKGKYSGHGKSGIIFRNGNQHILLNDSGKELFKINDYDTIIFSDDEYLAIQKNGQWGFINDSGILRIANRYDTVRPFKNERSAVKIRNSWGFINRSEDLVVQPYYSKVSDFENSTAFVRINNKYGLINVNGDFIIEAEYDEILKEKGFYLLRKASKWGIANTQGEVISYPNYDEITVGNDYLKVEKYGTSRILSKKGTNLIDNQYDQIYYDEERKLFLAKKKSKKEQVFLTDILSGDYP
- a CDS encoding sensor histidine kinase — protein: MAYKFEHTADIASELPGELLFKIMNESSLVEANGVPAKALRNMLNFITHEFEADEHWVVEESKKDNCLKWDLENPLIKESIPFNHELKEKSQHPFFTVEIKKPFLLFKHHLIFPVDINEKKIYIGFSSQQKFDLTSQDKKFFHVISERLKELILLINNERKEKSKSQRLETILDRLPQAIVFTENRNGDTWLNNEALQIFGLGKNEKSIPSELFSKKLAELKVKVTNKEEVELVGNNMISLNALPSSFGEDWIWKFENFVLKVIRKNAYIAGKEGELWVFDNVSELYFANERLNSLFRKLNVAYNEINANLTEFQSKSSSKNITDLEAEESRIIQQYDDKDILGKVTHDLRTPFAKVYTIVQLLLTDNEENLSDQQVERINLIKQVVADGLQIVKGFLDTGNMVLDDKKFKPETIDIQEFVDNSLMPYELLSAKKNIIFITQVLNKNLKLEVDRTYLRRIVDNLVSNAIKFSSNETQINYTIYQEGEEIIFSVKDQGPGLTDDDKSRLFKKYQQLSAKPIGTDESTGLGLYIVKTMTDKMGGRIWVESESGKGAEFKVAFKAKS